From the genome of Streptacidiphilus rugosus AM-16, one region includes:
- a CDS encoding SCO5389 family protein, which produces MSLDVSPALLEKAERGEVDEREFVDCVRTSLPYAWDLISSLVVQQQVDGSEFADNQVPPPSEQARGQLLRAMASDAIRGSLERHFGVRLAFQNCHRVAVFPPGPESDARFARFTSIRAQLLNQSEELRDC; this is translated from the coding sequence ATGTCGCTCGACGTCTCACCGGCCCTGCTCGAAAAGGCCGAGCGAGGCGAGGTCGACGAGAGGGAGTTCGTCGACTGCGTCCGTACCTCCCTGCCCTACGCCTGGGATCTGATCAGTTCGCTGGTCGTCCAGCAGCAGGTCGACGGCAGCGAGTTCGCTGACAACCAGGTTCCCCCGCCGTCCGAGCAGGCCCGCGGCCAGCTGCTGCGTGCCATGGCGAGCGACGCGATCAGGGGATCGCTCGAGCGGCACTTCGGTGTCCGACTCGCCTTCCAGAACTGCCACCGCGTCGCCGTCTTCCCGCCGGGGCCCGAGTCGGACGCCCGTTTCGCCCGATTCACCTCGATCCGGGCGCAGCTGCTGAACCAGTCCGAGGAACTGCGCGACTGCTGA
- the nucS gene encoding endonuclease NucS, with translation MRLVIARCSVDYAGRLTAHLPSAPRLILVKSDGSVAVHSDDRAYKPLNWMSPPCSLKEEDGRWTVENKAGEKLIITLEEVMLDSSHELGVDPGLIKDGVEAHLQELLADRMEVLGEGWSLIRREYMTAIGPVDILGRDDKGATVAVEIKRRGEIDGVEQLTRYLELLNRDPLLAPVRGVFAAQQIKPQARVLAADRGIDCVVLDYDGLRGIEDDKLKLF, from the coding sequence GTGCGTCTCGTCATTGCCCGCTGCTCCGTCGACTACGCAGGCCGGCTCACCGCCCACCTGCCGTCGGCCCCTCGGCTCATCCTGGTCAAGTCGGACGGAAGTGTCGCCGTGCACTCCGACGACCGCGCCTACAAGCCGCTCAACTGGATGTCGCCCCCCTGCTCCCTCAAGGAGGAGGACGGGCGATGGACGGTCGAGAACAAGGCCGGCGAAAAGCTGATCATCACCTTGGAAGAGGTGATGCTGGATTCCTCGCACGAGCTGGGCGTGGATCCCGGCCTGATCAAGGACGGTGTGGAAGCACACCTCCAGGAACTGCTCGCGGACCGGATGGAGGTCCTCGGCGAGGGCTGGAGCCTGATCCGCCGCGAGTACATGACCGCCATCGGCCCGGTCGACATCCTCGGCCGCGACGACAAGGGCGCCACGGTCGCGGTGGAGATCAAGCGCCGCGGCGAGATCGACGGCGTCGAGCAGCTGACCCGCTATCTGGAGCTGCTCAACCGCGACCCGTTGCTGGCCCCCGTGCGCGGCGTCTTCGCCGCCCAGCAGATCAAGCCCCAGGCGCGCGTGCTCGCCGCCGACCGCGGCATCGACTGCGTGGTGCTGGACTACGACGGGCTGCGCGGCATCGAGGACGACAAGCTCAAGCTGTTCTGA
- a CDS encoding ATP-binding protein: protein MSEAAGHHPARISGGGELVLRNPGGGVLASSNASDHHLPGEPRPDGRSRTGEVVVGNLLLTVNAPEGSTVQQLPPHRRPQPPVPRPAVQGPVRYALAGLIEREEQSARLRELLGQGRSVRLTGPHGSGRSAVLEAVATSCTGLLPGGVVRLNARNCSFGDLLQDLYAALGGAAGHRPDRRELPDLLAGIRAIVLVDDVDFGGEALDDLLAAAPDCAFLIAATPEAPTPAAGARIEESRIAGLSRAGSLALLAKLAGRSLDDSERAWAVDLWFESEGLPLRFVQAAALLRHREVAIDALAGGLVDPEEDPVPLPSVAESAAPAERIARGMAAPARATLKLATALGGAIPTPPHLPALIDVGHGEAALEELVECGLAESVPGPSLRPEAGGGTHRLVEGTAELLAAEWPETGLQDAAQHFAWWTGHASVTEAQIVAEAEVLLAVMGTDQKAGRHAQVVLLARACAPSFALTLRWGAWERALRFGLESARATAAVAEEAWFHHELGVLTFCAGAFDRSRAELEASVALRGALADARGTANGRQVLELLDQAVVLAGATAVGAGRVREEGLRRFAPLVVRRVVGRHAAQEGEPPATRRQILLAAATVVLMGTLGAGVAFGVNAWNGDGTPKPAGVTVAPPGAGSDPSFSSGSDGTDSASASASAGGTPSASTTAKTPTAGVTAPAGQPHDTSGPTAGSGTGPTKPPSHSSTPTATATNTATATATATDTATATATATDTATATATATDTTTPTTQVATPSGPTTQAVPVTPSGSASPTPSAGASAGTPSAGADSGSASPTG from the coding sequence ATGAGCGAAGCAGCAGGCCACCACCCCGCACGCATATCCGGCGGCGGCGAGCTGGTGCTCCGAAACCCGGGCGGCGGCGTCCTTGCGAGCAGCAACGCGTCCGACCACCACCTCCCCGGCGAGCCACGCCCTGACGGCCGCTCCCGCACCGGCGAGGTCGTCGTCGGCAACCTGCTGCTGACCGTCAACGCCCCCGAGGGCTCGACGGTCCAGCAGCTCCCCCCGCACCGCCGACCGCAGCCGCCGGTGCCCCGCCCGGCCGTGCAGGGACCGGTCCGCTACGCCCTCGCCGGGCTCATCGAGCGCGAGGAGCAGTCCGCGCGGTTGCGGGAGCTCCTGGGCCAGGGCCGCTCGGTCCGGCTCACCGGGCCGCACGGGTCCGGCCGCAGTGCCGTGCTGGAGGCCGTCGCCACCTCGTGCACCGGGCTGCTGCCGGGCGGCGTCGTCCGGCTCAACGCCAGGAACTGCTCCTTCGGCGACCTGCTCCAGGATCTCTACGCCGCGCTGGGCGGAGCCGCCGGGCACCGCCCGGACCGCCGTGAACTTCCCGACCTGCTGGCCGGGATCCGAGCCATCGTGCTCGTCGACGACGTCGACTTCGGCGGTGAGGCACTGGACGACCTGCTCGCCGCCGCGCCCGACTGCGCCTTCCTGATCGCCGCCACCCCCGAGGCGCCCACCCCGGCCGCCGGCGCCAGGATCGAGGAGTCCAGGATCGCCGGCCTCAGCCGGGCGGGCAGCCTCGCGTTGCTGGCGAAGCTCGCCGGACGTTCGCTCGACGACAGCGAGCGCGCCTGGGCCGTGGACCTCTGGTTCGAGTCCGAGGGCCTGCCGCTGCGCTTCGTCCAGGCGGCGGCGCTGCTCCGGCACCGCGAGGTCGCGATCGACGCGCTCGCCGGGGGACTGGTGGATCCGGAGGAGGACCCGGTCCCGCTGCCCTCGGTCGCCGAGAGCGCCGCGCCCGCCGAGCGGATCGCCCGCGGCATGGCCGCGCCGGCCCGCGCCACGCTCAAGCTCGCCACCGCGCTCGGCGGCGCGATCCCCACCCCGCCGCACCTGCCCGCGCTGATCGACGTCGGCCACGGCGAGGCGGCACTGGAGGAACTGGTCGAGTGCGGCCTGGCCGAGTCCGTGCCGGGGCCGTCCCTGCGGCCCGAGGCCGGGGGCGGCACGCACCGCCTGGTGGAGGGCACCGCCGAACTGCTCGCGGCGGAGTGGCCGGAGACCGGACTGCAGGACGCCGCCCAGCACTTCGCCTGGTGGACCGGCCACGCCTCGGTGACCGAGGCGCAGATCGTCGCCGAGGCTGAGGTCCTGCTCGCCGTCATGGGCACGGACCAGAAGGCCGGCCGGCATGCGCAGGTCGTCCTGCTGGCGCGCGCCTGCGCGCCTTCCTTCGCCCTCACGCTGCGCTGGGGCGCGTGGGAGCGGGCGCTGCGCTTCGGCCTGGAGTCCGCGCGGGCGACCGCCGCGGTCGCCGAGGAGGCCTGGTTCCACCACGAGCTGGGCGTACTGACCTTCTGCGCGGGCGCGTTCGACCGCTCCCGCGCCGAACTCGAGGCTTCCGTCGCCCTGCGCGGCGCGCTCGCCGACGCCCGCGGTACCGCCAACGGCCGCCAGGTGCTGGAACTGCTGGACCAGGCCGTGGTGTTGGCCGGGGCCACGGCGGTGGGCGCTGGCCGGGTCCGCGAGGAGGGCCTGCGCCGCTTCGCCCCCCTGGTGGTCCGCCGGGTCGTCGGCCGCCACGCCGCCCAGGAGGGCGAGCCGCCCGCGACGCGTCGTCAGATCCTGCTGGCCGCCGCCACCGTGGTGCTGATGGGCACGCTGGGCGCGGGTGTCGCCTTCGGTGTGAACGCGTGGAACGGCGACGGCACGCCCAAGCCCGCCGGCGTCACCGTGGCACCCCCCGGCGCGGGCTCGGACCCGTCGTTCTCGTCCGGCTCGGACGGCACGGACTCGGCTTCCGCGTCCGCCTCGGCCGGCGGCACGCCGTCCGCCTCCACGACGGCGAAGACGCCGACGGCGGGCGTCACCGCCCCGGCCGGTCAGCCGCACGACACCTCCGGCCCGACCGCAGGCTCAGGCACCGGCCCGACGAAGCCGCCGAGCCACTCGAGCACGCCCACGGCGACGGCGACCAACACGGCCACGGCCACGGCGACCGCGACCGACACGGCGACCGCGACGGCGACCGCGACCGACACGGCGACCGCGACGGCGACGGCGACCGACACGACGACACCCACGACGCAGGTGGCCACCCCCTCAGGGCCGACCACCCAGGCCGTTCCGGTGACGCCGTCCGGCAGTGCCTCGCCGACCCCGAGCGCCGGCGCGAGCGCCGGCACCCCTTCCGCCGGCGCCGACAGTGGCTCGGCCTCGCCGACGGGCTGA
- a CDS encoding STAS domain-containing protein translates to MFIRGDHRHLAVEGELDVRSAADARTALHRAVDDGVGDLVLDLSGLASWDATGLGVIMGTHRRAGRSGRRLVLRGVPLQLQRLLVATKLHRILAIESYHPEASPLPVSIP, encoded by the coding sequence ATGTTCATCCGCGGTGACCACCGTCACCTCGCCGTCGAGGGCGAGCTCGACGTCCGCTCGGCGGCGGACGCGCGCACCGCGCTGCACCGGGCCGTCGACGACGGCGTCGGCGACCTCGTGCTCGACCTGAGCGGGCTGGCCTCCTGGGACGCCACCGGACTGGGCGTGATCATGGGCACCCACCGCCGCGCCGGACGCAGCGGCCGGCGCCTGGTGCTGCGGGGCGTGCCGCTGCAGCTGCAGCGCCTGCTGGTGGCCACCAAGCTGCACCGGATCCTCGCGATCGAGAGCTACCACCCCGAGGCAAGCCCCCTGCCGGTGTCCATCCCATAA
- a CDS encoding 3-hydroxyacyl-CoA dehydrogenase family protein yields the protein MSSSIAVVGAGLMGSGIAQVSAAAGHDVVLRDVTDAAIARGLAGIRDSYARFVAKGKMTEEAMDAALARITTTTDLGAVGSADIVVEAVFEQLEVKEGVFRELDKIAKPGAVLATNTSAIPITRIAAVTERPEDVVGVHFFSPVPMMQLVELVRGYKTSDAALATARDFAESVGKTCVVVNRDVAGFVTTRLITALAVEAAKLYESGVASAEDIDTACRLGFGHAMGPLATIDLTGVDILLHAANNIYEETRDAKFAAPEIMARMVTAGDLGRKSGQGFYTYGER from the coding sequence GTGAGCAGCAGCATCGCCGTCGTCGGAGCCGGGCTGATGGGCTCCGGAATCGCGCAGGTCTCGGCCGCCGCCGGACATGACGTGGTGCTCCGCGACGTGACCGACGCTGCGATCGCCCGGGGGCTGGCCGGCATCCGTGACAGCTACGCCCGCTTCGTCGCCAAGGGGAAGATGACCGAGGAGGCGATGGACGCCGCCCTCGCGCGGATCACCACGACCACCGACCTCGGCGCGGTCGGCTCCGCGGACATCGTCGTGGAGGCGGTGTTCGAGCAGCTGGAGGTCAAGGAGGGCGTCTTCCGCGAGCTCGACAAGATCGCCAAGCCCGGCGCGGTGCTGGCGACCAACACCTCCGCGATTCCGATCACCCGCATCGCCGCCGTGACGGAGCGTCCGGAGGACGTCGTCGGGGTGCACTTCTTCTCGCCCGTGCCGATGATGCAGCTGGTGGAGCTGGTCCGCGGCTACAAGACCAGCGATGCCGCGCTCGCCACCGCCCGCGACTTCGCCGAGAGCGTCGGCAAGACCTGCGTCGTCGTCAACCGGGACGTCGCGGGTTTTGTGACGACCCGCCTGATCACCGCGCTGGCCGTCGAGGCCGCCAAGCTCTACGAGTCGGGCGTCGCCTCCGCCGAGGACATCGACACCGCCTGCCGGCTCGGCTTCGGGCACGCGATGGGACCGCTGGCGACGATCGACCTGACCGGCGTCGACATCCTCCTCCACGCCGCGAACAACATCTACGAAGAGACCAGGGACGCGAAGTTCGCCGCGCCGGAGATCATGGCCCGAATGGTGACCGCGGGGGATCTCGGCCGTAAGAGCGGTCAGGGTTTCTACACCTACGGCGAGCGTTAG
- a CDS encoding TetR family transcriptional regulator, which yields MGRWKPDARGRMLVAAMELFSERGFEQTTAGDIAERAGVTERTFFRHFADKREVLFDGSGTMQALARDAILAADPDLTPLDAALVGMVAGGRLLEERREYAARRAGVVAANPALRERELLKLASMVDTTADALRTRGVPEPTASLAAHSAVTVFHVAFARWISADAAIDFATAMHETAAALRALR from the coding sequence ATGGGTCGCTGGAAGCCGGACGCGCGGGGGCGGATGCTCGTCGCGGCCATGGAGCTGTTCTCGGAACGCGGCTTCGAACAGACCACCGCGGGCGACATCGCCGAGCGGGCCGGCGTCACCGAGCGCACGTTCTTCCGGCACTTCGCGGACAAGCGCGAGGTCCTCTTCGACGGCTCGGGCACGATGCAGGCGCTGGCGCGCGACGCGATCCTGGCCGCGGACCCCGACCTCACCCCGCTGGACGCCGCGCTGGTCGGCATGGTCGCGGGCGGGAGGCTGCTGGAGGAACGGCGGGAGTACGCGGCGCGCCGGGCCGGCGTGGTCGCGGCGAACCCGGCCCTGCGGGAACGCGAGCTGCTGAAGCTGGCGTCCATGGTCGACACCACGGCGGACGCGCTGCGGACGCGCGGCGTCCCCGAACCGACCGCGAGCCTGGCCGCGCACAGCGCGGTGACGGTCTTCCACGTGGCCTTCGCCCGCTGGATCTCCGCGGACGCGGCGATCGACTTCGCCACCGCCATGCACGAAACGGCGGCAGCGCTGCGCGCGCTCCGCTAG
- a CDS encoding SDR family oxidoreductase, which translates to MRVFVTGASGWIGSAVTDELLAHGHKVVGLARSDAAAAALDAKGATVHRGGLDDPDGLAAAAAAADGVIHLAFNHDFSDYAGAGRTEHAAVRGMLDALAGGDRPFLLASGLASDVAGRPLTEDDPSPHHGVDSMRGGSENLALSYADQGVRPVALRFSPTVHGMGDHGFTAWLTRIAKEHGAAGYIGDGSTRWAAVHRSDAARMVRLALEKAPAGSRMHAVAETGIPSRDIAAAIGRSLGLPTVSVAPDDAAAHFGWIARFFGMDVTATNTRTRELLDWTPTGPTLLEDIAAGAYRLAE; encoded by the coding sequence ATGCGCGTCTTCGTCACCGGTGCCTCCGGCTGGATCGGCTCCGCCGTCACCGACGAACTCCTCGCCCACGGCCACAAGGTCGTCGGTCTCGCCCGCTCGGACGCCGCGGCGGCCGCCCTGGACGCCAAGGGCGCCACCGTCCACCGCGGCGGCCTGGACGACCCCGACGGCCTCGCCGCAGCCGCCGCGGCCGCCGACGGCGTGATCCACCTCGCGTTCAACCACGACTTCTCCGACTACGCCGGTGCCGGGCGTACCGAGCACGCGGCGGTCCGCGGGATGCTCGACGCACTCGCGGGCGGCGACCGGCCGTTCCTGCTCGCCTCCGGACTGGCCTCCGACGTCGCCGGCAGGCCGCTGACCGAGGACGACCCGTCGCCGCACCACGGCGTGGACTCGATGCGCGGGGGCAGCGAGAATCTCGCCCTGTCGTACGCGGACCAGGGGGTCCGCCCGGTGGCCCTGCGCTTCTCCCCCACCGTGCACGGCATGGGCGACCACGGCTTCACCGCATGGCTGACACGGATCGCCAAGGAGCACGGCGCGGCCGGCTACATCGGCGACGGCTCGACCCGGTGGGCCGCCGTGCACCGCTCGGACGCGGCCCGGATGGTCAGGCTCGCTCTGGAGAAGGCCCCGGCGGGCTCGCGGATGCACGCCGTGGCCGAGACGGGCATCCCCTCCCGCGACATCGCCGCCGCCATCGGCCGGAGTCTGGGCCTGCCGACGGTCTCGGTCGCGCCCGACGACGCCGCGGCGCACTTCGGCTGGATCGCGCGCTTCTTCGGCATGGACGTCACGGCGACGAACACCCGCACCCGCGAGCTGCTCGACTGGACCCCGACCGGCCCGACGCTCCTGGAGGACATCGCCGCCGGTGCGTACCGCCTTGCCGAGTAG
- the murA gene encoding UDP-N-acetylglucosamine 1-carboxyvinyltransferase produces the protein MERFRVVGGARLAGRVRVPGAKNSALKLMAATLLAEGEFRIGNLPRILDVEIMAELLRRMGCEVRLEWEDAYVGAAVVAVPGEIGHEADYDLVRRFRASIAVLGPLLARCGRVRVARPGGDAIGSRGLDMHIDGLTRLGARITTEHGFLVAEALSGRLIGAGVELDFPSVGATENILMAAVLAKGDTVIDNAAREPEIVDLCEMLQAMGAKIGGAGSSTIEVQGVDRLYPVAFDTLPDRIVAGTFGVAAAMTMGDVRVDGARPEHLRIALDKIAAAGAEVSADPEGFRVAMERRPRSVDVVTLPYPGFATDLQPQFAAMNAVAEGTSMITENIFEARFVFLQELARLGADVRTDGHHAVLRGVQRLSGAPVVASDVRAGAGLVLAGLVADGDTLVSEIHHIDRGYAGFADQLTSLGARITRESELVRG, from the coding sequence ATGGAACGGTTCCGGGTGGTCGGTGGCGCGCGGCTCGCGGGGCGGGTGCGGGTGCCCGGCGCGAAGAACAGCGCGCTGAAGCTGATGGCGGCGACGTTGCTCGCGGAAGGCGAGTTCAGGATCGGCAACCTGCCGAGGATCCTCGACGTCGAGATCATGGCCGAGCTGCTCCGGCGGATGGGTTGCGAGGTCCGCCTCGAATGGGAGGACGCCTACGTCGGCGCGGCGGTCGTCGCCGTGCCGGGGGAGATCGGCCACGAGGCCGACTACGACCTGGTGCGCCGCTTCCGCGCCTCCATCGCCGTGCTCGGGCCGCTGCTCGCCCGCTGCGGGCGGGTGCGGGTCGCCCGGCCGGGCGGTGACGCGATCGGCTCGCGCGGCCTGGACATGCACATCGACGGACTGACCCGGCTCGGCGCGCGGATCACCACCGAGCACGGGTTCCTGGTCGCCGAAGCGCTCTCGGGCCGGCTGATCGGCGCCGGCGTCGAGCTGGACTTCCCGAGCGTCGGCGCGACCGAGAACATCCTGATGGCCGCCGTGCTGGCCAAGGGCGACACCGTCATCGACAACGCCGCGCGCGAGCCGGAGATCGTCGACCTCTGCGAGATGCTGCAGGCGATGGGCGCCAAGATCGGCGGGGCGGGCTCCTCCACCATCGAGGTGCAGGGCGTGGACCGGCTCTACCCGGTCGCCTTCGACACGCTGCCCGACCGCATCGTCGCGGGCACCTTCGGAGTGGCGGCGGCGATGACGATGGGCGACGTGCGGGTGGACGGGGCCCGCCCCGAGCATCTGCGCATCGCCCTGGACAAGATCGCGGCGGCGGGCGCCGAGGTCAGCGCGGACCCGGAGGGCTTCCGGGTCGCGATGGAGCGCCGTCCGCGCTCGGTCGACGTGGTGACCCTGCCCTACCCGGGCTTCGCGACGGACCTGCAGCCGCAGTTCGCCGCGATGAACGCGGTGGCGGAGGGGACGTCGATGATCACGGAGAACATCTTCGAGGCCCGTTTCGTCTTCCTCCAGGAGCTGGCCCGCCTCGGCGCCGACGTCCGCACCGACGGCCACCACGCCGTGCTGCGCGGCGTCCAGCGGCTCTCCGGCGCGCCCGTGGTGGCCTCCGACGTGCGCGCGGGCGCGGGCCTGGTGCTGGCGGGCCTGGTGGCCGACGGCGACACCCTGGTCTCGGAGATCCACCACATCGACCGCGGCTACGCCGGCTTCGCCGACCAGCTGACCTCGCTGGGGGCCCGCATCACCCGCGAGTCGGAGCTGGTCAGGGGCTGA
- a CDS encoding alpha/beta fold hydrolase — MTANSSSDVFSFESEDGSLVYRDAGTGRPVVLLHSVFVDHTMFDAQFADLAQRYRVIAPDARGHGGSANASRPFRQTDDLAALLRHLELEPAVLVGTSMGALIAVDTALEHPELVRGLVVVGRGTGNPDLTDPWAQSVHDAQNRAMAAGDIQGWIDAWVLWAAGPHRAIDEVGPAIVARLREMVIRTLSKHTPDETDHTVAVENVCTRAKEIAVPVLGLYGDLDAPGLIETVERLMSAVPDGDTVAMRGTAHYPTMERPEEFNRLVEDFLAEVYSS; from the coding sequence ATGACTGCGAACTCCAGCTCCGACGTGTTCAGCTTCGAATCCGAGGACGGTTCCCTCGTCTACCGCGACGCCGGCACCGGCCGTCCTGTCGTCCTCCTGCACAGCGTCTTCGTCGACCACACCATGTTCGACGCCCAGTTCGCCGACCTCGCCCAGCGCTACCGCGTGATCGCTCCGGACGCCCGGGGCCACGGCGGCTCGGCCAACGCGAGCAGGCCCTTCCGGCAGACGGACGACCTCGCCGCCCTGCTGCGCCATCTGGAGCTGGAACCGGCCGTCCTGGTCGGCACCTCGATGGGCGCGCTGATCGCCGTCGACACGGCGCTCGAGCACCCCGAGCTGGTGCGCGGCCTGGTTGTGGTCGGCCGGGGCACCGGGAACCCTGACCTGACGGACCCGTGGGCGCAGTCCGTCCACGACGCCCAGAACCGGGCGATGGCCGCGGGCGACATCCAGGGCTGGATCGACGCCTGGGTGCTCTGGGCGGCGGGGCCGCACCGGGCCATCGACGAGGTCGGCCCGGCGATCGTGGCCCGCCTGCGGGAGATGGTGATCCGGACGCTCTCCAAGCACACCCCGGACGAGACCGACCACACGGTGGCCGTCGAGAACGTCTGCACCCGGGCGAAGGAGATCGCCGTCCCGGTGCTCGGCCTCTACGGCGACCTGGACGCCCCCGGTCTGATCGAGACCGTGGAGCGCCTGATGAGCGCCGTCCCCGACGGCGACACCGTCGCGATGCGGGGCACGGCGCACTACCCGACCATGGAGCGGCCCGAGGAGTTCAACCGGCTGGTGGAGGACTTCCTGGCCGAGGTCTACTCCTCCTGA
- a CDS encoding MarR family winged helix-turn-helix transcriptional regulator, producing the protein MTDPGTPLSPDELPQRLMDVFGLVGPLYRRVQRRIELDAAQGLSVGVRAVLDLLREHGPMTVPQMGRAQSLSRQFVQRMVNDAAARNLVESIPNPAHQRSSLIRLTGEGVAAITAVTAREHALLRQVGGELTEADVATCVRVLSRMLELFDDVEVTGEPPC; encoded by the coding sequence ATGACCGACCCGGGCACCCCCCTCTCCCCCGACGAACTGCCGCAGCGACTGATGGACGTCTTCGGCCTCGTGGGCCCGCTGTACCGGCGCGTGCAGCGCCGGATCGAGCTGGACGCCGCCCAGGGCCTCTCCGTCGGCGTCCGCGCCGTCCTCGACCTGCTGCGCGAGCACGGCCCGATGACCGTCCCGCAGATGGGCCGCGCGCAGTCGCTCAGCCGCCAGTTCGTCCAGCGCATGGTCAACGACGCCGCGGCGCGGAACCTGGTCGAGAGCATCCCCAACCCCGCGCACCAGCGCTCCTCGCTGATCCGGCTGACCGGCGAGGGCGTCGCGGCGATCACGGCGGTGACCGCCCGCGAGCACGCGCTGCTGCGGCAGGTCGGCGGCGAGCTGACGGAGGCCGACGTCGCCACGTGCGTCCGCGTGCTCAGCCGGATGCTGGAGCTGTTCGACGACGTCGAGGTGACCGGCGAACCTCCGTGCTGA
- a CDS encoding cob(I)yrinic acid a,c-diamide adenosyltransferase, translating to MVNLTRIYTRTGDDGTTALGDMSRTRKTDTRLAAYADSNEANAAIGVALACGGLDAEIAAVLTRVQNDLFDVGADLATPVVEDPKYPPLRVLESYVDRLEADCDRFNEELEKLRSFILPGGTPGAAYLHVACTVVRRAERSTWAAIEEYGDGINPLTAKYLNRLSDLLFILARSANKAVGDVLWVPGENR from the coding sequence ATGGTCAACCTCACCCGCATCTACACCCGTACCGGCGACGACGGCACCACCGCGCTGGGCGACATGAGCCGCACCCGGAAGACGGACACCCGACTCGCCGCCTACGCCGACAGCAACGAGGCCAACGCCGCCATCGGCGTGGCCCTCGCCTGCGGCGGCCTGGACGCCGAGATCGCGGCCGTGCTGACCCGGGTCCAGAACGACCTCTTCGACGTCGGCGCCGACCTGGCCACCCCCGTCGTCGAGGACCCGAAGTACCCGCCGCTGCGCGTGCTGGAGAGCTACGTCGACCGCCTGGAGGCGGACTGCGACCGGTTCAACGAGGAGTTGGAGAAGCTGCGCAGCTTCATCCTGCCGGGCGGCACGCCGGGCGCGGCGTACCTGCACGTCGCCTGCACCGTCGTGCGGCGCGCCGAGCGCAGCACCTGGGCCGCGATCGAGGAGTACGGCGACGGGATCAACCCGCTGACGGCGAAGTACCTGAACCGGCTGTCCGACCTGCTCTTCATCCTGGCCCGCTCGGCCAACAAGGCCGTCGGCGACGTGCTCTGGGTGCCGGGGGAGAACCGCTAG
- a CDS encoding MarR family winged helix-turn-helix transcriptional regulator produces MAELRLEELVEDEGVVLWGLLGNVYRVINERLRHDIHEATGLDGSEFEFLLRLARFPDARGMATRVGEQMGFTSAGTTKLVARLVRKGLVVRSPDPEDGRAYLVELTGEGRRLLRAGIEAHTPRLDDEVLGPLTPAQRRQLHALLTRVDPTLRGER; encoded by the coding sequence GTGGCTGAGCTCCGGCTGGAGGAGCTGGTCGAGGACGAAGGCGTCGTCCTCTGGGGCCTGCTGGGCAATGTGTACCGGGTGATCAACGAGCGGCTGCGGCACGACATCCACGAGGCCACCGGCCTCGACGGCTCCGAGTTCGAGTTCCTGCTCCGGCTTGCCCGCTTTCCCGACGCGCGGGGGATGGCCACGCGGGTCGGTGAGCAGATGGGCTTCACCTCGGCCGGGACGACGAAGTTGGTCGCGCGGCTGGTGCGCAAGGGACTCGTCGTCCGCAGTCCGGATCCTGAGGACGGGCGGGCGTATCTCGTCGAGCTCACGGGCGAGGGCCGACGGCTGCTGCGGGCCGGCATCGAGGCCCACACCCCGCGCCTGGACGACGAGGTGCTCGGCCCTCTCACCCCCGCGCAGCGGCGTCAGCTCCACGCCCTGCTGACCCGCGTCGATCCCACCCTTCGTGGTGAGCGTTAG
- a CDS encoding F0F1 ATP synthase subunit epsilon gives MAELHVELVAADRKVWSGEATIVLARTKSGDIGIQPGHTPVLGAMDTQPVTIRQADGTTVIAAVHGGFLSFADNKLSILAEVAELADEIDVDRAERALAGAKAESEAAAQRRAEVRLVAATGR, from the coding sequence GTGGCTGAGCTGCACGTCGAGCTGGTCGCGGCCGACCGAAAGGTCTGGTCGGGCGAGGCCACGATCGTCCTTGCCCGTACCAAGTCCGGTGACATCGGCATCCAGCCGGGGCACACCCCGGTCCTGGGCGCGATGGACACCCAGCCGGTGACCATCCGCCAGGCGGACGGCACCACGGTGATCGCCGCGGTGCACGGCGGCTTCCTGTCCTTCGCGGACAACAAGCTGTCGATCCTCGCCGAGGTCGCGGAGCTGGCCGACGAGATCGACGTCGACCGCGCCGAGCGGGCGCTGGCCGGCGCGAAGGCCGAGAGCGAGGCAGCGGCCCAGCGCCGCGCCGAGGTCCGGCTCGTCGCCGCGACCGGCCGCTGA